In a single window of the Lates calcarifer isolate ASB-BC8 linkage group LG1, TLL_Latcal_v3, whole genome shotgun sequence genome:
- the htr1fa gene encoding 5-hydroxytryptamine receptor 1F, whose amino-acid sequence MDFPNCTEGVFATSSGDYDSLETTKPPPSKILLTLTLSVLAILTTFFNCLVITAIAVTRKLHHPANYLICSLAVTDLLVAVLVMPFSIIYIQKESWVMGQVVCTIWLSVDITCCTCSILHLAAIAIDRYRAITDAVEYSRKRTGARAGAMVAVVWLLSILISLPPLLWRHYSRDADHEDQCIIIHHHMAFTLYSTLGAFYIPLLLILILYYKIYRAAQTLYMRREASRASRHSCMTNGSMIPSSYPAGDGDVDGGPRSPEPISPPEKSFSEPSTEEPPRERVRVSVKAFHCKSRRHESRSESRRSQFYQGPRISGSRERKAASTLGLIIGAFVICWLPFFVKEVIVNTCSSCSTSVEMADFLTWLGYLNSLINPLIYTIFNEDFKKAFQRLVRCSHYL is encoded by the coding sequence ATGGATTTCCCCAATTGCACTGAAGGAGTATTTGCCACAAGCAGTGGTGATTATGACTCACTGGAGACCACTAAACCTCCTCCCAGTAAGATCCTGCTTACGCTGACCCTGTCTGTTCTGGCTATCCTGACTACATTCTTCAACTGCCTGGTGATCACAGCTATCGCAGTAACCCGCAAGTTGCACCACCCGGCCAACTACCTCATCTGCTCGTTGGCAGTGACTGACCTGCTAGTTGCTGTGCTGGTCATGCCCTTCAGTATCATCTATATCCAGAAAGAGAGCTGGGTCATGGGCCAGGTGGTGTGTACCATCTGGTTAAGCGTGGATATCACCTGTTGCACGTGCTCCATCCTGCACCTTGCTGCAATCGCCATCGACCGTTACAGAGCCATTACTGATGCAGTGGAGTACTCTCGCAAACGCACAGGGGCCAGGGCTGGTGCAATGGTGGCAGTGGTGTGGCTTTTGTCCATCCTTATCTCACTTCCTCCTCTACTGTGGCGGCACTACAGCAGAGATGCAGACCATGAAGACCAGTGCATCATCATTCACCATCACATGGCCTTCACCCTGTACTCCACCCTTGGAGCATTTTACATCCCCCTGCtgctcatcctcatcctctacTACAAAATCTATCGGGCTGCTCAGACCCTCTATATGCGCAGGGAGGCCAGCCGAGCCAGCCGTCACTCATGCATGACCAATGGGAGCATGATCCCCTCCTCCTACCCCGCTGGAGATGGTGACGTTGATGGGGGGCCACGAAGTCCTGAGCCCATAAGCCCACCAGAAAAGTCTTTCTCTGAACCCTCAACTGAGGAACCTCCGCGCGAACGGGTACGTGTCTCGGTGAAGGCTTTCCATTGCAAGTCACGCCGGCATGAGTCACGTAGTGAATCACGTCGGAGCCAGTTTTACCAAGGACCACGGATCTCTGGCTCACGGGAGCGCAAAGCTGCATCCACATTGGGGTTGATAATAGGGGCTTTTGTCATCTGTTGGTTGCCATTTTTTGTCAAGGAGGTGATTGTCAACACCTGCAGTTCTTGCAGTACTTCAGTGGAGATGGCTGACTTTCTGACATGGTTGGGATACCTCAACTCACTGATCAACCCCCTCATTTACACTATATTTAATGAAGACTTCAAAAAAGCCTTTCAAAGACTTGTTAGGTGTAGCCATTACCTATGA